The Methylobacterium currus genome contains a region encoding:
- a CDS encoding alpha/beta fold hydrolase, protein MLLHGLGRTRRSMARLAARLAAAGYRVETLGYPSRRLGLAACAEHLRPALSAIRRRAGTPVVLVGHSMGGLVARHLAASDPDLAAGLVMLGTPNRGSEAADLVSRCWLGRAVFGPALRDLRRDAAGAVPVPACPMAVVAGTRALIPLFRGRIPEPHDGLVSLESARLGAGERWRTVPAHHTWLMNHPEAQAAVLDAVSSWIPPEGPSRAPDGASSAGTES, encoded by the coding sequence GTGCTGCTGCACGGCCTGGGACGCACGCGGCGCAGCATGGCGCGGCTCGCCGCCCGCCTCGCCGCCGCCGGCTACCGCGTGGAGACCCTCGGCTACCCGTCCCGCCGCCTCGGCCTCGCCGCCTGCGCCGAGCATCTGCGACCGGCCCTGTCGGCGATCCGGCGCCGCGCCGGGACCCCGGTCGTCCTCGTCGGGCATTCCATGGGTGGCCTCGTCGCCCGGCACCTCGCCGCCTCCGACCCCGATCTGGCGGCCGGACTGGTGATGCTGGGCACGCCGAACCGCGGCAGCGAGGCGGCCGACCTCGTGTCGCGCTGCTGGCTCGGTCGGGCGGTGTTCGGTCCGGCCCTCCGCGACCTGCGCCGCGACGCCGCCGGGGCGGTCCCGGTGCCGGCCTGCCCGATGGCGGTGGTGGCCGGCACGCGGGCGCTCATCCCGCTCTTCCGCGGCCGGATCCCCGAGCCGCATGACGGCCTGGTCAGCCTGGAGAGCGCACGGCTCGGCGCCGGCGAGCGGTGGCGCACGGTGCCGGCCCATCATACCTGGCTGATGAACCATCCGGAGGCGCAGGCGGCGGTGCTGGACGCCGTGTCGTCCTGGATTCCGCCCGAAGGGCCGTCGCGCGCTCCTGACGGTGCATCATCGGCCGGGACGGAATCCTGA
- a CDS encoding outer membrane protein, producing MTGCADSRSRRRLAACLVLGFCALRPDPGAAQGLVGFGFLPVFAWPKNLEEGPGGDGRWSGSYARLSTGFEAVSSRHFGSYAGPTIGVEGGRLWREGRFVYGISGGFDYLAATSGGLTPGFGALSYTRDFAGAVQVKVGTLLTPEVLLYARAGAAAVHGTVRAGATPGSAPFSRDDIAILPNAHVGVEWAITDRLSVAVEAGVVGGGLR from the coding sequence ATGACCGGATGCGCCGATTCCCGCTCCCGCCGCCGCCTCGCGGCCTGCCTCGTCCTCGGCTTCTGCGCCCTCAGGCCGGATCCCGGCGCGGCGCAGGGCCTCGTCGGCTTCGGATTCCTGCCCGTCTTCGCCTGGCCCAAAAACCTCGAGGAGGGCCCTGGTGGGGACGGGCGCTGGTCCGGCTCCTATGCCCGGCTCTCGACCGGGTTCGAGGCGGTGTCGTCGCGGCATTTCGGCAGCTATGCCGGGCCGACCATCGGCGTCGAGGGCGGGCGGCTGTGGCGGGAGGGCCGGTTCGTCTACGGCATCTCCGGCGGGTTCGACTACCTCGCGGCGACCTCCGGCGGCCTGACGCCGGGCTTCGGGGCCTTGAGCTACACCCGCGACTTCGCCGGTGCGGTGCAGGTGAAGGTCGGCACGCTCCTGACGCCGGAGGTGCTGCTCTACGCGCGCGCCGGCGCGGCGGCGGTCCACGGCACGGTCAGGGCCGGGGCGACACCGGGCTCGGCCCCGTTCTCGCGCGACGACATCGCAATCCTGCCGAACGCGCATGTCGGGGTCGAATGGGCGATCACCGACCGGCTGTCGGTCGCCGTCGAGGCCGGCGTGGTCGGCGGCGGCCTGCGCTGA
- a CDS encoding MFS transporter yields the protein MTMRTGQGSRRVDPLVVHAVTLGAFFAAAAAPTPLYRIYQETLALSPVFVTLVFAVYAVALLKALLVAGSLSDHLGRRPVIAGALWLEAAAMGLFLLVGNGPGWLVVARIVQGFATGIAAASLGAALVDVGRARGPIVNAVAPLAGMGVGALGTSALIQYAPLPLHLVYGLLLCTFAGLALAIWLIPESAARRPGALASLKPRMAVPPRIRRPLALVTPINIANWTLGGFYLSLMPSVVAAATGSRAPLTGGAVVTALMVAGAVTVLLRRTAPPRENLTFGVLTTALGVVGVVGGIHAASVPVLIFATLVTGCGFGTSFLGCLGTIMPLAEPDERAGLLAAFYVQSYLAFSLPAVGAGFLARALGYAATADLYAAAILVVSLTGLGLLRARSGRGLAVA from the coding sequence GCGGCACCGACGCCGCTCTACCGGATCTACCAGGAGACGCTGGCCCTCTCGCCGGTCTTCGTCACCCTGGTCTTCGCGGTCTATGCGGTGGCCCTGCTCAAGGCGCTGCTCGTCGCCGGCTCGCTCTCCGACCATCTCGGGCGCCGGCCGGTGATCGCCGGGGCGTTGTGGCTCGAGGCCGCGGCGATGGGCCTGTTCCTCCTGGTCGGAAACGGGCCCGGCTGGCTCGTCGTCGCCCGGATCGTCCAGGGATTCGCCACCGGCATCGCCGCCGCCTCCCTGGGCGCCGCCCTCGTCGATGTCGGCCGCGCCCGCGGGCCGATCGTCAATGCGGTGGCACCGCTCGCCGGCATGGGCGTCGGGGCGCTGGGCACCAGCGCGCTGATTCAATATGCGCCGCTGCCGCTGCACCTCGTCTACGGCCTCCTTCTCTGCACCTTCGCCGGGCTGGCGCTGGCGATCTGGCTGATTCCCGAGAGTGCCGCACGGCGGCCGGGGGCGCTCGCGTCCCTGAAGCCCCGCATGGCCGTCCCGCCCCGGATCCGGCGGCCGCTCGCCCTGGTGACGCCGATCAACATCGCCAACTGGACGCTCGGCGGCTTCTACCTGTCGCTGATGCCCTCGGTGGTCGCGGCGGCCACCGGCAGCCGCGCGCCGCTCACCGGCGGCGCCGTCGTCACCGCCCTGATGGTGGCGGGCGCTGTCACCGTCCTGCTGCGCCGCACGGCGCCGCCGCGGGAGAACCTGACCTTCGGGGTCCTCACCACCGCTCTCGGCGTCGTCGGGGTCGTCGGCGGCATCCACGCGGCGAGCGTACCGGTGCTGATCTTCGCCACCCTGGTCACCGGCTGCGGCTTCGGCACCAGCTTCCTCGGCTGCCTCGGCACGATCATGCCGCTCGCCGAGCCCGACGAACGCGCCGGGCTGCTCGCCGCCTTCTACGTCCAGAGCTACCTCGCCTTCAGCCTGCCGGCGGTCGGCGCCGGCTTCCTCGCCCGCGCCCTCGGCTACGCGGCGACGGCCGATCTCTACGCGGCGGCGATCCTGGTGGTGAGCCTGACCGGCCTCGGGCTGCTGCGGGCGCGGTCGGGGCGGGGGCTGGCGGTGGCATAG
- a CDS encoding 2-isopropylmalate synthase, which translates to MSTAMSTAASAERVLIFDTTLRDGEQCPGATMTLEEKLAVAEMLDTMGVDIIEAGFPIASNGDFEAVAEIARRSKSAVIAGLARAIPADIARAGEAVKFAKRGRIHTFVSTSPIHLAHQMRKTEDEVLEIILKTVAQARDLVEDVEWSAMDATRTPIDYLCRCVEAAIRVGATTINLPDTVGYATPEEYRAMFRAVRERVPNADKAVFSVHCHNDLGLAVANSLAGIEGGARQIECTINGIGERAGNAALEEIVMAIKTRADVLPYATGIDTTQLVRASKLVAGATHFPVQYNKAIVGRNAFAHESGIHQDGMLKNQTTYEIMTPESVGVHKTSLVMGKHSGRAAFRSKLDDMGYRLSDNQFQDAFERFKALADRKKHVYDEDIEALVDENLATAHDRIRLVSLTVVAGTRGPQRATMKLAIEDRIVTEEVDGNGPVDAVFNAIQALVPHEAALELYDVHAVTGGSDAQAEVSVRLRQDDRIVTARGADPDTLVASAKAYLAALNKLMAGASRLHAQHAQHAAAE; encoded by the coding sequence ATGTCCACCGCCATGTCCACTGCTGCCTCCGCCGAGCGCGTGCTGATCTTCGACACCACCCTGCGCGACGGCGAGCAATGCCCCGGCGCCACGATGACGCTGGAGGAGAAGCTGGCGGTGGCCGAGATGCTCGACACGATGGGTGTCGACATCATCGAGGCCGGCTTCCCGATCGCCTCCAACGGCGATTTCGAGGCGGTGGCGGAGATCGCCCGCCGCTCCAAGTCGGCGGTGATCGCGGGCCTCGCCCGGGCGATCCCGGCCGACATCGCGCGGGCCGGCGAGGCGGTGAAATTTGCCAAGCGCGGGCGCATCCACACCTTCGTGTCGACCTCGCCGATCCATCTGGCCCACCAGATGCGCAAGACCGAGGACGAGGTCCTGGAGATCATCCTGAAGACGGTGGCCCAGGCCCGCGACCTCGTCGAGGACGTCGAGTGGTCGGCCATGGACGCGACCCGCACGCCGATCGATTACCTGTGCCGCTGCGTGGAGGCAGCGATCCGGGTGGGCGCCACCACGATCAACCTGCCCGACACGGTCGGCTACGCCACGCCCGAGGAATACCGGGCGATGTTCCGCGCCGTGCGCGAGCGGGTGCCGAACGCCGACAAGGCGGTCTTCTCGGTCCACTGCCACAACGACTTGGGGCTGGCGGTGGCGAACTCGCTCGCCGGCATCGAGGGCGGCGCGCGCCAGATCGAGTGCACCATCAACGGCATCGGCGAGCGGGCCGGCAACGCGGCGCTGGAGGAGATCGTGATGGCGATCAAGACCCGCGCCGACGTGCTGCCCTATGCGACCGGCATCGACACCACCCAGCTCGTGCGTGCCTCGAAGCTGGTGGCCGGCGCCACCCACTTCCCGGTGCAGTACAACAAGGCGATCGTCGGCCGGAACGCCTTCGCCCACGAGAGCGGCATCCACCAGGACGGGATGCTGAAGAACCAGACCACCTACGAGATCATGACGCCGGAATCGGTCGGCGTGCACAAGACCTCGCTGGTGATGGGCAAGCATTCGGGCCGGGCCGCCTTCCGCTCCAAGCTCGACGACATGGGCTATCGCCTGTCCGACAACCAGTTCCAGGACGCGTTCGAGCGGTTCAAGGCGCTGGCCGACCGCAAGAAGCATGTCTACGACGAGGACATCGAGGCCCTCGTCGACGAGAACCTGGCCACTGCCCACGACCGCATCCGGCTGGTCTCGCTGACCGTGGTCGCCGGCACCCGCGGCCCGCAGCGGGCGACCATGAAGCTCGCCATCGAGGACCGCATCGTCACCGAGGAGGTCGACGGCAACGGCCCGGTCGACGCGGTGTTCAACGCCATCCAGGCCCTGGTGCCGCACGAGGCCGCCCTGGAGCTCTACGACGTCCACGCGGTGACGGGCGGCAGCGACGCCCAGGCCGAGGTCTCGGTGCGCCTGCGCCAGGACGACCGCATCGTCACCGCCCGCGGCGCCGACCCGGACACCCTGGTCGCCTCGGCCAAGGCCTATCTCGCCGCGCTGAACAAGCTGATGGCCGGCGCCAGCCGCCTGCACGCCCAGCACGCCCAGCACGCTGCCGCCGAGTAG
- a CDS encoding PLP-dependent transferase: MPHSPPAPSSQEAGPETGTKAGRRAAFLAGCRPATRRIHAPIVDLAASRGHLNPRGLGHARAFSDLGSLGQSSVGFDTLGDYEAADAAGRAPWGGAEYGVVQSPEADAVCAKFAQLHGGAGAIVCASGLAAIATMLDAFAPKAVLIPDALYFPARRYLSETGRAALLTYPAGASGEEVGARIREAGRHFAPADTMVYLEAPASGTFEIPDIAGIVAEATRAGLRTAMDNTWASHVRFRPLEHGIGIAVQATTKYEGGYGDTPSGIVVARDKADIARLRRQLRISGHGAVSPQTCTRLFHRVDSARDRLDRHAASAAALMAWFEAQPFTAETLSPTRAGSPYHARFRQYFGAGNSLFTVAFDEGLPVERVHAFVDALLLFRVAESWGGHVSLVLPVHPHRDPASLPGESLPKGVMFRFNAGLEEADDLIADLAQASRGTLL; the protein is encoded by the coding sequence GTGCCGCATTCCCCGCCCGCCCCGTCATCCCAAGAGGCCGGACCAGAGACCGGCACCAAGGCCGGGCGGCGCGCGGCCTTCCTCGCCGGGTGCCGGCCGGCGACGCGCCGGATCCACGCGCCGATCGTCGATCTCGCCGCGTCGCGCGGCCACCTCAATCCCCGCGGCCTCGGGCACGCCCGGGCCTTCTCCGATCTCGGCTCGCTCGGCCAGAGCAGCGTCGGCTTCGATACGCTCGGCGATTACGAGGCGGCCGACGCGGCGGGCCGCGCGCCTTGGGGCGGCGCCGAGTACGGTGTCGTCCAATCGCCGGAGGCCGACGCGGTCTGCGCGAAGTTCGCCCAGCTGCATGGCGGCGCCGGCGCGATCGTCTGCGCCTCCGGTCTCGCGGCGATCGCCACGATGCTCGACGCCTTCGCCCCGAAGGCCGTGCTGATCCCGGATGCCCTCTACTTCCCGGCCCGGCGCTACCTCTCGGAGACCGGCCGGGCCGCGCTGCTGACCTACCCGGCCGGCGCGTCGGGAGAGGAGGTCGGCGCCCGCATCCGGGAGGCGGGCCGGCATTTCGCGCCCGCCGACACGATGGTCTATCTCGAGGCGCCGGCGAGCGGCACCTTCGAGATCCCGGACATCGCCGGCATCGTCGCGGAAGCGACGCGGGCAGGCCTGCGGACCGCGATGGACAATACCTGGGCGAGCCACGTGCGCTTCCGGCCGCTGGAGCACGGCATCGGGATCGCGGTCCAGGCGACGACAAAGTACGAGGGCGGCTACGGCGATACGCCGAGCGGCATCGTGGTGGCCCGCGACAAGGCGGACATCGCCCGCCTGCGCCGCCAGCTCCGGATCAGCGGCCACGGCGCGGTGTCGCCCCAGACCTGCACCCGCCTGTTCCACCGGGTCGACAGCGCCAGGGACCGCCTGGACCGCCACGCGGCCAGCGCCGCGGCGCTGATGGCATGGTTCGAGGCTCAGCCCTTCACGGCCGAAACCTTGAGCCCGACCCGCGCAGGCAGCCCGTACCACGCCCGCTTCCGGCAGTATTTCGGCGCCGGCAACAGCCTGTTCACGGTCGCGTTCGACGAGGGCCTTCCGGTCGAGCGGGTCCACGCCTTCGTCGACGCATTGCTGTTGTTTCGCGTCGCCGAGAGCTGGGGCGGCCACGTCTCGCTGGTGCTGCCGGTCCATCCGCACCGCGATCCGGCGAGCTTGCCCGGGGAATCTCTGCCCAAGGGCGTGATGTTCCGCTTCAATGCCGGCCTTGAGGAGGCCGACGACCTGATCGCCGACCTCGCGCAAGCGTCACGCGGGACGCTTCTTTGA